The following proteins are encoded in a genomic region of Nitrospira sp.:
- a CDS encoding aminotransferase class V-fold PLP-dependent enzyme — MILLNPGPVNVSERVRQALLRPDICHRESEFSDMLLRIQQKLLTAFVPGAESEYVAVILTGSGTAAVESAVMSCLPLGKRMLVLNNGVYGERLSNMIGLQRLGVSELKSEWHVRPDPERLRLALRQHPEVHAVSMVHHETTTGLINPVKDIAEVVDSLNRVFVLDSVSGLAGESIDIAGSHIYMVAGTAGKCIQGFPGVSFVLLRKGFLDQMRKYPKRSWYLTLTHYVDEQGRGIVPFTPAVQVYYAFEEALDELLEEGVTNRFQRYRRMATRIRERMAGMGVQPFLPAEVQSNTITAFHLPDGLSYATLHDQLKARGYVIYAGQGQLESKIFRVANMGALTEAQIDGFLGAFEEVMAGAAARV, encoded by the coding sequence ATGATCCTTTTGAATCCAGGACCGGTCAATGTGAGCGAGCGGGTGCGGCAGGCCTTGTTGCGCCCGGACATTTGCCATCGGGAATCCGAGTTTTCCGACATGCTGCTGCGCATCCAGCAGAAGTTGCTCACGGCCTTCGTGCCCGGTGCGGAGTCCGAGTATGTGGCCGTCATTTTGACCGGGTCGGGCACGGCTGCGGTGGAATCTGCCGTCATGTCCTGCCTGCCGTTGGGCAAGCGCATGTTGGTGCTCAACAACGGGGTCTACGGGGAGCGCCTGTCCAATATGATCGGATTGCAGCGGCTCGGGGTGTCCGAACTCAAGTCGGAATGGCACGTCAGGCCTGATCCGGAACGGCTCCGATTGGCCTTGCGCCAACATCCCGAAGTGCATGCGGTGTCGATGGTGCACCATGAGACGACGACCGGTTTGATTAATCCGGTGAAAGACATTGCGGAAGTGGTCGACAGTCTCAACCGAGTGTTCGTCCTCGATTCCGTGAGCGGTCTGGCGGGGGAATCGATCGATATTGCCGGATCACACATCTATATGGTGGCGGGAACCGCGGGGAAATGCATTCAGGGGTTCCCCGGTGTGTCGTTTGTCCTGCTGCGCAAGGGATTCCTGGACCAGATGCGCAAATATCCGAAGCGGTCCTGGTATCTGACCCTGACCCATTATGTCGATGAACAGGGGCGAGGGATCGTGCCCTTCACGCCGGCCGTGCAGGTGTACTACGCGTTTGAGGAAGCCCTGGACGAACTGCTGGAGGAGGGGGTGACGAACCGCTTCCAACGGTATCGGCGCATGGCCACAAGAATTCGCGAGCGTATGGCGGGCATGGGCGTGCAGCCGTTTCTGCCGGCAGAGGTACAGTCGAATACGATTACCGCCTTCCATCTTCCGGACGGCCTCAGTTACGCCACGCTGCATGATCAGCTGAAGGCCCGCGGCTATGTGATCTATGCCGGGCAGGGACAACTGGAGTCGAAGATCTTTCGTGTCGCCAACATGGGGGCGCTCACCGAGGCCCAGATCGACGGATTTCTGGGTGCGTTCGAGGAAGTCATGGCGGGAGCGGCCGCGCGCGTATGA
- a CDS encoding efflux RND transporter periplasmic adaptor subunit, producing the protein MSGNPIRRHPIVTLGIIVFIAVAALVAFRLTSGAKTDPRKNRILTVGTMAPIKQDLDVRLTYTADLIPNQLVNVFSRVDGYIAKIYVDKGDLVKASQLLVEIDHTDYIHALNQAKANLLSAKAKVVQQDAAVRNAALTLDRMQALIKDQFVSQQDLDTALVNRDAAVALQDSLRAQVQQMTVALAQAETNLAYSYIRAPFAGYIAERNLDPGAYVSGTTASTSTVSRGILSVHDVETVRTLIEVVEKDVPLVQIGQRADVRAEAYPNEVFEGRVTRIVQALNRATRTMTVEVDLPNKDHRLKGGMFARVEVLVGKHSQAIQIPLDAVSRLEESQYVYVVKEGKAHQVPVELGARDGNRIEVVKGLAGDEHLIVSGKDLVSEGIPVQTQPMDAVKRES; encoded by the coding sequence GTGTCCGGTAATCCGATTCGACGACATCCCATCGTCACCCTGGGCATCATCGTCTTCATCGCCGTGGCGGCATTGGTCGCGTTCCGCCTCACTAGCGGCGCCAAGACAGACCCGCGTAAGAACCGGATCCTCACCGTGGGCACGATGGCTCCCATCAAGCAGGATCTCGACGTACGGTTGACCTATACCGCCGATTTGATTCCGAACCAGCTCGTCAACGTTTTCTCGCGCGTGGACGGCTACATTGCCAAGATCTATGTCGATAAGGGGGACCTGGTCAAAGCTAGTCAGCTGTTAGTCGAAATCGACCATACGGATTACATCCATGCCCTCAATCAGGCCAAGGCCAATCTCTTGTCGGCGAAAGCGAAAGTCGTCCAGCAGGATGCGGCGGTGCGCAATGCCGCCCTCACGCTCGACCGCATGCAAGCACTGATCAAAGACCAGTTTGTCTCGCAACAGGATCTGGATACAGCCCTGGTGAATCGCGACGCCGCCGTCGCGTTACAGGATTCCCTGCGCGCCCAAGTACAACAGATGACGGTGGCGCTAGCCCAAGCCGAAACCAATCTGGCCTACTCCTACATTCGTGCCCCGTTTGCCGGCTATATCGCCGAACGCAACCTCGATCCCGGCGCGTACGTCAGCGGGACCACGGCCAGCACGTCCACCGTCTCGCGCGGCATCTTGAGCGTGCACGACGTCGAAACCGTCCGTACGTTAATCGAAGTCGTGGAGAAGGATGTGCCGCTCGTGCAAATCGGGCAACGCGCCGACGTCCGCGCCGAAGCTTATCCGAACGAGGTGTTTGAGGGCCGGGTCACACGCATCGTCCAGGCCTTGAACCGCGCCACCCGTACCATGACCGTCGAGGTCGATCTGCCGAATAAGGACCATCGACTCAAAGGCGGCATGTTCGCTCGCGTCGAGGTCCTGGTCGGGAAACATTCCCAAGCGATACAGATTCCTCTTGATGCAGTAAGCCGTCTCGAAGAATCACAGTATGTCTATGTCGTCAAAGAAGGGAAGGCCCATCAAGTGCCGGTCGAGCTGGGCGCTCGCGATGGAAACCGCATCGAAGTGGTGAAAGGCCTTGCGGGCGACGAACACCTGATCGTCTCCGGAAAAGACCTCGTCAGCGAAGGCATCCCCGTCCAAACGCAGCCGATGGATGCCGTGAAACGTGAGTCGTAA
- a CDS encoding TetR/AcrR family transcriptional regulator: MNPTNAASRNASHDRQASLISCAANLFAAKGFKGTTTKEIAKAAGVSEALVFKYFPTKRALYTAILAEKAPLSELLSAVEEFARKRDDHRVFTLIASYRIRPGADPTMLRLLLFSALEGHELADMFFGKQHRVFYDYLAGYIQTRIDEGAFRPIDPLLAARAFIGMVVHHRLLHEIFDVPLHCSHKEIVSTYVELFLKGLQPSSTDKKRGLTRVR, encoded by the coding sequence GTGAACCCGACGAACGCCGCTTCCCGCAACGCCAGCCACGATCGCCAGGCCAGCCTGATTTCTTGTGCCGCGAACTTGTTTGCCGCCAAGGGGTTCAAAGGCACCACCACCAAAGAAATCGCCAAAGCCGCCGGCGTCAGTGAAGCGTTGGTGTTCAAGTACTTCCCGACCAAACGCGCGCTGTACACGGCCATCCTCGCCGAAAAGGCTCCACTGAGCGAACTGCTGAGCGCTGTGGAGGAATTTGCGCGCAAACGTGACGACCATCGGGTTTTTACCCTCATTGCCAGCTATCGCATCCGTCCGGGAGCCGATCCCACCATGTTGCGCCTGCTGCTCTTCAGCGCGCTGGAGGGCCATGAACTGGCGGATATGTTTTTCGGGAAACAACACCGGGTATTCTACGACTATCTGGCCGGATACATTCAGACCAGAATCGACGAAGGCGCCTTTCGCCCGATTGATCCCCTGCTGGCGGCGCGGGCGTTCATCGGCATGGTGGTCCACCACCGGCTGCTGCATGAAATTTTCGACGTGCCCTTGCACTGTTCCCACAAAGAGATTGTCTCCACCTATGTGGAACTGTTTTTGAAGGGCCTCCAGCCGTCATCCACCGACAAGAAGCGAGGCCTGACCCGTGTCCGGTAA
- a CDS encoding alpha/beta hydrolase, with product MRALTWLLGTVIALATVGAVYQIVGMVLDRQQYPPPGQMVDIGGQRLHLYCLGTGNPTVILEAAAPGWSLYWSTVQPQLARTTRVCAYDRAGLGWSDRGPLPRTGQRMAKELHCLLERAGIAGPYVLVGHSLGGLVARLYQHDYPQEVVGMVLVDAGHELEMRQAEFRSFANAGKSMLPVFRAMTMLGITRLIASYDQLPPILTLQEEKVPAEIRPMLRTVWLRTGYVSTLADESDGLIETLEQVRHSGRLGDLPLVIITATGPVWWPDMPGQVNPAKFKKMWMDLQQDLTTLSTKSRQVFAEHSSHFIQFDEPSLVAESVRQMIDLTRRTATFK from the coding sequence ATGCGCGCACTCACATGGCTCCTCGGTACGGTCATCGCACTGGCAACCGTCGGTGCGGTTTACCAAATCGTCGGCATGGTGCTGGATCGGCAACAGTATCCGCCACCAGGCCAAATGGTCGACATTGGCGGACAGCGGCTGCATCTCTATTGCCTTGGGACGGGAAACCCGACCGTGATCCTGGAGGCGGCTGCGCCGGGATGGTCGTTGTATTGGAGCACGGTGCAACCGCAACTGGCCCGAACCACACGCGTCTGCGCGTATGATCGCGCCGGTCTCGGGTGGAGCGATCGTGGTCCGCTGCCGCGCACGGGACAACGGATGGCGAAGGAACTCCATTGCCTGCTGGAACGCGCCGGCATCGCCGGGCCTTATGTGCTGGTGGGACATTCTCTGGGCGGCCTGGTCGCCCGGCTCTACCAACACGACTATCCCCAAGAAGTCGTCGGCATGGTGCTGGTTGATGCGGGACATGAGTTGGAAATGCGTCAGGCAGAATTTCGATCATTCGCCAACGCCGGCAAATCCATGCTGCCCGTCTTTCGCGCCATGACGATGCTGGGCATCACGCGCCTGATAGCTTCATATGACCAACTGCCGCCGATCTTGACTCTGCAGGAAGAGAAGGTCCCCGCAGAGATTCGACCAATGTTGCGCACCGTCTGGCTGCGGACCGGTTATGTGTCCACGCTCGCTGACGAAAGTGATGGACTGATTGAAACCCTGGAACAGGTGCGCCACAGCGGTCGGTTGGGCGATCTTCCGTTGGTCATTATCACAGCCACGGGCCCGGTCTGGTGGCCGGATATGCCGGGTCAGGTGAATCCCGCGAAGTTCAAAAAGATGTGGATGGATCTGCAACAGGACCTGACCACACTCTCGACGAAGAGCCGCCAGGTATTTGCCGAGCACAGCAGTCACTTCATTCAATTCGATGAGCCGTCGCTCGTCGCCGAGTCGGTTCGCCAGATGATCGATCTCACCCGCCGGACAGCCACCTTCAAGTAA
- a CDS encoding CDP-alcohol phosphatidyltransferase family protein has product MSESTLQRGAELQGLSTAILLPGAGLFGDRPGRGLADVGPLTHIGGLSLFQRTVLTLQRGGIRQLIVLAGPDEELLKQALARGARVTIPVRWMPVREFPLDDPRTWESLAAEVRGFCLVAGVQAVFSKGLIEHLRQTVRDGEALVVTREVGPVESVVGRRNPVVAFQEGRLVSFHNQPGQQGHQVAADLVVLPASILNPPSGAAALQASGVTEGAGMTPMRRWLEHAAVEGRVRVVAAASHAGLWYREVWDQASAGQAERTLFRSLKGEAEGFVDRYFNRTFSRLLTRLFLQLKCSPNTITMVATAVGLLAAVGFGLGSYTAGIVAALLFQLAAIIDCCDGEVARLTFTESPFGAWLDIAMDNVVHIAIFAGIACGAYMRQADTAEAWVPLALGGAAVFGNAMAFWLVTKAQKIGATRGWNTPKQAAWSDFILKNVASRDFSVVVFLFALLDKLDWFLWMAALGSTVFWLMMVWVIRPSARARA; this is encoded by the coding sequence ATGAGTGAAAGTACATTACAACGGGGCGCGGAACTGCAGGGATTGAGCACGGCCATCTTGTTGCCGGGCGCCGGTCTCTTCGGGGATCGCCCGGGCCGCGGTCTTGCCGACGTCGGCCCCTTGACCCACATCGGAGGATTGAGCCTCTTTCAGCGGACTGTGCTCACCTTGCAACGCGGGGGCATTCGCCAATTGATCGTCCTGGCCGGTCCCGATGAAGAGTTGCTCAAGCAAGCCTTGGCGCGTGGAGCTCGTGTGACGATTCCGGTCCGATGGATGCCCGTCCGGGAATTTCCGCTCGACGATCCGCGTACCTGGGAATCCTTGGCCGCTGAAGTCCGGGGGTTCTGTCTCGTGGCCGGAGTTCAAGCGGTATTCTCCAAGGGCTTAATCGAACATCTGCGCCAGACCGTGCGTGATGGCGAGGCACTGGTGGTGACGCGTGAAGTGGGTCCGGTTGAGTCTGTGGTCGGTCGTCGGAATCCGGTGGTCGCATTTCAGGAAGGGCGGCTGGTTTCATTCCACAATCAGCCCGGCCAGCAGGGGCATCAGGTCGCGGCCGACCTGGTGGTGTTGCCGGCCAGCATTTTGAACCCGCCCAGTGGGGCGGCTGCCCTCCAGGCGAGTGGCGTTACGGAAGGCGCCGGGATGACGCCCATGCGCCGCTGGCTCGAACATGCCGCCGTTGAAGGTCGTGTACGGGTGGTGGCCGCCGCGTCTCATGCAGGGCTCTGGTATCGCGAGGTGTGGGATCAGGCAAGCGCCGGCCAGGCAGAGCGGACGTTGTTCCGTTCGCTGAAGGGCGAGGCTGAAGGATTTGTCGATCGCTACTTCAATCGCACCTTCTCGCGGCTGTTGACGCGACTCTTTCTCCAACTGAAGTGCTCCCCGAATACCATCACGATGGTGGCGACCGCTGTCGGGCTCCTCGCCGCCGTCGGATTCGGCCTGGGGAGCTACACAGCCGGCATTGTGGCCGCGCTGTTGTTTCAACTCGCGGCCATTATCGATTGTTGCGATGGCGAGGTGGCGCGGCTCACCTTCACGGAATCCCCGTTCGGCGCCTGGCTGGATATCGCCATGGACAACGTGGTGCACATCGCCATCTTCGCCGGCATCGCCTGTGGGGCCTATATGCGCCAAGCCGATACGGCCGAGGCATGGGTTCCCTTGGCGCTGGGTGGCGCAGCCGTGTTCGGCAATGCCATGGCATTCTGGCTGGTCACCAAGGCACAAAAGATCGGCGCCACTCGAGGGTGGAACACACCGAAGCAGGCGGCCTGGTCCGACTTCATTTTGAAAAATGTGGCGAGTCGCGATTTTTCCGTGGTGGTCTTCCTCTTTGCCCTGCTGGATAAACTCGATTGGTTTTTGTGGATGGCCGCACTCGGCTCAACCGTCTTTTGGTTGATGATGGTGTGGGTCATCCGACCCTCGGCACGGGCCCGTGCTTAA
- a CDS encoding PilZ domain-containing protein, whose protein sequence is MCIQVAGEDTEGELTETSVNLSAGGIGVMVTTDYKFRDVLSLTLLLPDHGHFKASIQVLRMDPLPLLGGMYRLHARFVGMTAQDRELLVRYILRFQRDHLQEHYSA, encoded by the coding sequence ATGTGCATTCAGGTCGCAGGAGAGGACACAGAAGGCGAGTTAACCGAGACGTCCGTCAACCTCAGCGCCGGAGGTATCGGCGTGATGGTCACCACAGATTATAAATTCCGTGACGTCCTGTCCCTGACGCTTCTCCTCCCCGATCACGGTCACTTTAAGGCCTCTATCCAGGTCCTGCGAATGGATCCACTGCCGCTCCTTGGCGGTATGTATCGCCTCCACGCTCGCTTCGTGGGGATGACCGCTCAAGACCGGGAACTCCTCGTCAGATACATCCTGCGTTTTCAACGTGACCATCTACAGGAACATTATTCCGCCTGA
- a CDS encoding phosphocholine cytidylyltransferase family protein, with protein sequence MKAIILAAGVGKRLWPVTQHKSKCLIEIGGQTLLSRYLESLAAVRIRQATIVVGYKQDMIRAAVGSQCHGVDISYLVNEEFHRGSISSLWIARQALTDDVVIMDADVLFHREILRRLVASPYENCLLMDDTVKQTGEECMVVVQGDRVIALSKKMPDRYDLAGEGVGFLRVRRADTAHVIASLKGYIDEGRWDMEYEDGLLQYFRDVKVGHEKIGGLPWTEIDFPEDVTKAEREVLPRL encoded by the coding sequence ATGAAGGCGATTATCCTTGCGGCAGGCGTGGGTAAACGTCTCTGGCCGGTGACCCAGCATAAGTCGAAATGCCTGATCGAGATCGGCGGGCAGACCTTGTTGTCCCGGTATCTCGAATCCCTCGCGGCGGTTCGTATCAGGCAGGCCACGATTGTCGTGGGATATAAACAGGACATGATCCGGGCTGCCGTGGGCTCGCAATGTCATGGGGTCGACATCTCCTATCTCGTGAACGAGGAGTTTCATCGCGGCAGCATTTCGTCATTATGGATCGCGAGACAGGCGCTGACCGACGATGTGGTCATCATGGATGCGGATGTGTTGTTTCACCGGGAAATCCTTCGCCGTCTGGTGGCCTCGCCCTATGAGAATTGCCTGCTGATGGACGATACCGTGAAACAGACGGGCGAGGAATGTATGGTCGTCGTACAGGGCGACCGCGTCATCGCCCTGAGCAAGAAAATGCCTGATCGGTACGATCTCGCCGGTGAAGGCGTGGGATTTCTCAGGGTACGTCGGGCCGATACGGCGCATGTGATCGCCTCGCTCAAGGGGTACATCGACGAGGGCCGCTGGGACATGGAATACGAGGACGGGTTGTTGCAGTATTTCCGTGACGTCAAAGTCGGGCATGAGAAAATCGGTGGGTTGCCCTGGACGGAAATCGATTTCCCTGAAGATGTGACGAAGGCGGAGCGGGAGGTTCTCCCCCGCCTATAG
- a CDS encoding sulfopyruvate decarboxylase subunit beta has translation MRPEQGTMQSRAQAMAALLELLTDQPVIICNGFPSREAQKLADRPTHFYMIGSMGNAAAIGVGVALSKPSKKVIVFDGDGNVLMGMGTLATVGALRPKNFVHVVFDNEVYGSTGNQPTISNVVQLEKVAKAAGYVAVERVLDREDLVYEFKDMLKNDGPSMLLVKVNEFVEDAGRIALEPPAITARFMKAIE, from the coding sequence ATGAGACCGGAACAGGGAACGATGCAGAGCCGGGCGCAGGCGATGGCCGCGCTGCTGGAATTGCTGACAGATCAGCCCGTCATCATCTGCAATGGATTTCCGTCGAGGGAAGCCCAAAAGCTGGCCGATCGGCCCACGCATTTCTATATGATCGGGTCCATGGGGAATGCCGCAGCCATCGGTGTCGGCGTGGCGCTTTCCAAACCTTCCAAGAAGGTGATCGTGTTCGATGGAGACGGCAACGTCCTCATGGGCATGGGCACGCTTGCCACAGTGGGTGCGTTGCGGCCGAAGAACTTCGTCCATGTCGTGTTCGACAATGAAGTGTATGGCTCGACGGGGAATCAGCCGACGATCTCCAACGTCGTCCAATTGGAAAAAGTCGCGAAGGCTGCCGGATACGTGGCGGTCGAACGTGTGCTGGACCGTGAAGATCTCGTGTACGAATTCAAAGATATGTTGAAGAACGACGGGCCCAGCATGTTGCTCGTCAAGGTGAACGAGTTTGTCGAGGATGCCGGACGGATTGCGCTGGAGCCGCCGGCGATCACTGCGCGCTTCATGAAAGCCATCGAATAA
- a CDS encoding carbon starvation protein A — translation MKTALIVLWMLLSVLAAVALAHVVGIINPTEKVNGLWLVVAAACIYVLAYRFYGRWLARKVVQLDDARLTPAVRLNDGVNFHPTNRVVLFGHHFAAIAGAGPLLGPVLAAQFGFLPGFLWLVIGAVLAGAVQDFIILVASMRRNGRSLPEIAHDELGSITGTATAVAVLFIVVVALAGLGFAVVNALYHNAWGTFTIAMTIPIGFIMGFYLQKFRPGAVAEVSVIGLVLLVAAVLFGRVVGQSSYAWLFEFDKPALVWLLAGYGFVASVLPGWMLLVPRGYLSTFMKLGVVFLLGLGVILMAPTIEMPRLTTFAQGGGPIIPGTLFPFLFITIACGAVSGFHSLVSSGTTPKMIEQESQAVVGYAAMLLESFVGVMALIAASVLIPGDYLAINTMLSAETLTAMGFAPSRIAELSQMVEVNVAGRPGGAVSLAVGMASIFSALPGMAGLMAYWYQFALVFEALFILTTIDTGTRVARYLIQEMAGRVYAPFRQMNWWPGVLLSSAFVVGSWAYLIGTGSISTIWPMFGAANQLLGTLALCIATTVLIKMWKSPYLWVTAIPMLFVGAITLAGSYEMFWMFLAKAAKLAAGQAFALYLDAVLVAVVAILGIVVLSDSMKQWYGYVILKRPFSSSEVIATAGGGSAGRAQTAIHRHDERKFMLPPGGGCC, via the coding sequence ATGAAAACAGCCTTGATTGTGCTCTGGATGCTGCTGTCGGTGCTCGCGGCGGTGGCGCTTGCCCATGTTGTCGGTATCATCAATCCCACCGAAAAAGTGAACGGGCTCTGGTTGGTCGTCGCGGCGGCTTGCATCTACGTCTTGGCCTATCGGTTTTATGGCCGGTGGTTGGCTCGGAAGGTGGTGCAGTTGGATGATGCGCGTCTGACGCCCGCCGTGAGGTTGAACGACGGGGTAAACTTTCATCCCACCAATAGAGTCGTCCTGTTCGGCCATCACTTCGCGGCAATTGCTGGGGCTGGTCCTTTGCTCGGCCCAGTGCTGGCGGCGCAGTTCGGGTTTCTGCCAGGTTTTCTCTGGCTGGTGATCGGTGCCGTTCTGGCGGGGGCGGTGCAGGATTTTATTATCCTGGTCGCCTCGATGCGTCGTAACGGCCGCTCGTTGCCGGAGATCGCACATGATGAACTGGGGTCCATTACCGGCACGGCGACAGCAGTGGCGGTCCTGTTTATTGTGGTGGTCGCGTTGGCGGGGCTCGGTTTCGCGGTGGTCAATGCGCTCTACCACAACGCGTGGGGTACCTTTACGATTGCCATGACGATTCCCATCGGGTTCATCATGGGGTTTTATCTTCAGAAGTTTCGACCGGGCGCGGTCGCCGAAGTGTCGGTGATCGGCTTGGTATTGCTGGTTGCGGCGGTTCTGTTCGGCCGGGTCGTAGGGCAGTCGTCCTATGCCTGGTTGTTCGAATTCGACAAACCGGCGCTGGTCTGGTTACTGGCCGGGTATGGGTTTGTCGCTTCGGTCTTGCCGGGCTGGATGTTACTGGTCCCGCGGGGCTATCTCTCCACCTTCATGAAACTCGGGGTGGTGTTCCTGCTCGGGCTCGGGGTGATTCTGATGGCGCCGACGATCGAGATGCCGCGGTTGACGACCTTCGCCCAAGGCGGAGGACCGATCATTCCCGGCACGCTGTTTCCCTTTCTGTTTATCACGATCGCCTGTGGCGCGGTATCGGGCTTTCATTCGCTGGTGTCCTCCGGGACGACGCCCAAGATGATCGAGCAGGAATCGCAGGCCGTGGTGGGATATGCGGCGATGTTGCTGGAAAGCTTCGTCGGGGTGATGGCGCTGATTGCGGCCTCGGTGCTGATTCCCGGCGATTATCTGGCGATCAATACGATGCTATCAGCCGAGACTCTAACAGCCATGGGCTTCGCGCCATCGCGCATTGCGGAATTGTCGCAGATGGTTGAGGTGAATGTGGCGGGGCGGCCCGGCGGCGCGGTCTCACTGGCTGTAGGCATGGCCTCCATCTTTTCGGCGCTGCCGGGCATGGCCGGGTTGATGGCCTACTGGTATCAGTTCGCGCTGGTCTTCGAGGCGCTCTTCATTCTCACCACGATCGATACGGGGACACGTGTCGCGCGGTACCTGATTCAGGAAATGGCGGGGCGGGTGTACGCGCCATTTCGACAGATGAATTGGTGGCCCGGCGTGTTGCTGAGCAGTGCGTTTGTCGTGGGTTCCTGGGCGTATTTGATTGGGACCGGAAGCATTTCCACCATCTGGCCGATGTTCGGCGCGGCCAATCAATTGCTGGGCACGCTGGCGCTCTGTATCGCCACGACGGTGTTGATCAAAATGTGGAAGTCGCCCTACCTCTGGGTGACGGCCATTCCCATGTTGTTCGTGGGAGCGATTACGCTGGCCGGCTCGTATGAGATGTTCTGGATGTTTCTGGCGAAGGCGGCAAAATTGGCGGCGGGGCAAGCGTTCGCGCTCTATCTCGATGCCGTGCTCGTCGCGGTGGTGGCGATCCTGGGGATCGTCGTCTTGAGCGACAGCATGAAGCAGTGGTATGGGTATGTGATCCTGAAGCGGCCGTTCAGCAGCAGCGAAGTCATCGCAACCGCCGGTGGTGGATCCGCAGGTCGCGCGCAGACGGCGATTCATCGACATGACGAGCGCAAGTTCATGCTACCGCCAGGCGGCGGCTGCTGTTAA
- a CDS encoding flippase-like domain-containing protein translates to MLKAALLLLGALTLSALVWHIGIGRIYDAVTQLGPAAMVLVLLPSLLMYVLEAYGWRVTLGAWANGVPFWRILAIRTAGEVVNMTTPTAYVGGEPLKAYLLSRQGVPLVEGLASVVTAKTTMTIAQILFILAGIGLGFWLLGSGGSAGQTIMAGLVSVGLLLFGVGAFVIVQRQGMFGWILNLLRRIGLRIQFLEAREQQLIELDRTIAGFYSHQRQAFLLSTGLFLLGWLAEALEVYVMVLCMGQSINVLPAVAIGALSVFIKGGTFFIPGSLGAQDAGNLFLLSAFGYGEVTGITFALLRRFREFVWIALGLGCLAIMTKGADPSLSRE, encoded by the coding sequence GTGCTTAAAGCAGCCCTCCTTCTCCTCGGGGCGCTGACACTCTCGGCACTGGTCTGGCACATCGGCATCGGGCGTATTTACGATGCGGTGACGCAACTGGGTCCCGCGGCCATGGTGCTGGTCCTTCTTCCCTCTCTCCTGATGTATGTGCTCGAAGCCTATGGCTGGCGTGTGACGCTCGGCGCCTGGGCAAACGGCGTTCCCTTTTGGCGTATCTTAGCCATTCGTACCGCCGGAGAAGTCGTAAACATGACCACTCCTACGGCCTACGTGGGAGGCGAACCGCTGAAGGCCTACCTCCTCAGTCGCCAGGGCGTGCCGCTCGTAGAGGGCCTCGCTTCCGTGGTGACGGCCAAAACCACCATGACTATCGCCCAGATTCTTTTCATCCTTGCGGGCATCGGCCTGGGATTCTGGTTATTGGGCTCAGGCGGATCGGCCGGACAGACGATCATGGCAGGGTTGGTCAGCGTCGGCCTCCTGCTGTTCGGGGTCGGCGCCTTTGTCATCGTCCAACGGCAGGGCATGTTCGGGTGGATCCTGAATCTGCTGCGGCGCATCGGTCTGCGTATTCAGTTTCTGGAGGCGCGCGAACAGCAGTTGATCGAACTGGATCGTACCATCGCGGGCTTTTATTCCCATCAACGACAAGCCTTCCTCCTTTCGACGGGGCTGTTTCTGCTTGGCTGGCTGGCGGAAGCGCTAGAGGTCTATGTGATGGTGTTGTGCATGGGGCAATCCATCAACGTCTTGCCGGCTGTCGCGATTGGGGCGTTATCCGTCTTTATCAAAGGAGGGACGTTTTTTATTCCAGGCAGTTTGGGTGCGCAAGACGCAGGCAATCTGTTCCTGCTCTCCGCGTTCGGCTATGGCGAAGTCACGGGCATTACCTTCGCGCTCCTGCGGCGCTTTCGGGAGTTCGTCTGGATCGCGCTGGGGCTCGGCTGTCTGGCGATCATGACCAAAGGTGCCGATCCCTCTCTTTCCCGGGAATAA